One Takifugu rubripes chromosome 19, fTakRub1.2, whole genome shotgun sequence genomic window carries:
- the chchd4a gene encoding mitochondrial intermembrane space import and assembly protein 40 gives MSYCKQEGKDRIIFVTKEDHDTPSNAELVAEDPDDPYEEQGLILPNGDINWNCPCLGGMASGPCGSQFKEAFSCFHYSKEEVKGSECIDQFRNMQECMQRYPELYPQEEEKEDPTSVVSDSATTADATTPDSAVASESDSASSVSRPETDSTLPKDG, from the exons ATGTCGTACTGTAAACAAGAAG GCAAGGACCGAATCATTTTTGTGACCAAGGAGGACCACGACACACCTAGCAATGCGGAGCTTGTTGCGGAGGACCCCGATGATCCCTATGAAGAACAAG GGCTGATCCTGCCAAATGGAGACATCAACTGGAACTGTCCATGCTTGGGTGGCATGGCCAGTGGTCCATGTGGCTCCCAATTCAAAGAGGCTTTTTCCTGCTTCCACTACagcaaggaggaggtgaagggcTCGGAGTGCATAGACCAGTTCCGGAACATGCAAGAGTGCATGCAGAGGTACCCTGAGCTCTATCCtcaagaggaagagaaagaggaccCAACCTCAGTAGTCTCTGACTCTGCCACAACCGCTGATGCCACAACTCCTGACTCTGCTGTAGCTTCTGAAAGTGACTCTGCCTCTTCAGTTTCAAGACCTGAGACTGACAGCACGCTACCTAAAGACGGCTAG
- the LOC101075256 gene encoding protein transport protein Sec61 subunit alpha-like 1 produces the protein MGIKFLEVIKPFCAVLPEIQKPERKIQFREKVLWTAITLFIFLVCCQIPLFGIMSSDSADPFYWMRVILASNRGTLMELGISPIVTSGLIMQLLAGAKIIEVGDTPKDRALFNGAQKLFGMIITIGQAIVYVMTGMYGDPSEMGAGICLLIIIQLFVAGLIVLLLDELLQKGYGLGSGISLFIATNICETIVWKAFSPTTVNTGRGTEFEGAIIALFHLLATRTDKVRALREAFYRQNLPNLMNLLATVFVFAVVIYFQGFRVDLPIKSARYRGQYNTYPIKLFYTSNIPIILQSALVSNLYVISQMLSTRFSGNILVNLLGTWSDATSGGPARAYPVGGLCYYLSPPESFGSVLDDPIHAVIYIFFMLGSCAFFSKTWIEVSGSSAKDVAKQLKEQQMVMRGHRETSMVHELNRYIPTAAAFGGLCIGGLSVMADFLGAIGSGTGILLAVTIIYQYFEIFVKEQSEVGSMTALLF, from the exons ATGGGGA TCAAATTTTTGGAAGTCATCAAGCCGTTCTGCGCAGTCTTGCCAGAAATCCAGAAACCTGAAAGAAAG ATTCAATTTAGAGAAAAGGTGCTATGGACTGCCATCACTTTATTCATCTTTCTAGTGTGTTGCCAG ATTCCTCTCTTTGGCATCATGTCATCAGATTCAGCGGATCCTTTCTACTGGATGAGAGTAATTCTGGCTTCAAACCGAG GTACTCTGATGGAGCTGGGTATCTCGCCTATTGTCACCTCAGGTCTTATCATGCAACTGCTGGCTGGTGCCAAAATCATTGAagtgggagacacccccaagGACAGAGCCCTCTTCAATGGAGCTCAGAAAT tgTTTGGAATGATCATCACTATCGGACAGGCAATTGTGTACGTCATGACCGGCATGTATGGAGACCCTTCAGAGATGGGTGCAGGGATATGCCTGCTCATCATCATCCAG ctgtttgtggCAGGTCTgattgttttgctgctggatgAGCTCCTCCAGAAGGGCTACGGTCTTGGCTCTGGTATCTCACTCTTCATTGCCACCAACATCTGTGAGACAATTGTCTGGAAGGCCTTCAGCCCCACCACTGTGAACACTGGCAGAG GGACTGAGTTTGAGGGGGCAATCATTGCTCTCTTTCACCTCTTGGCCACTCGCACTGATAAGGTCCGCGCCCTCAGAGAGGccttctacaggcagaacctGCCTAACCTCATGAACCTCCTCGCCACCGTTTTCGTTTTCGCGGTGGTGATATACTTCCAG GGCTTCAGAGTGGACCTCCCCATCAAGTCGGCACGGTACCGCGGCCAGTACAACACTTACCCCATCAAACTGTTCTACACCTCCAATATACCCATCATCCTGCAGTCTGCTCTGGTCTCCAATCTTTACGTCATCTCACAAATGCTTTCAACACGCTTCAGTGGCAACATCCTGGTCAATCTCCTGGGAACCTGGTCT GACGCCACCAGCGGCGGACCAGCGCGTGCCTACCCGGTGGGTGGCTTATGCTACTACCTTTCTCCCCCGGAGTCGTTTGGTTCGGTTCTGGACGATCCAATTCACGCCGTCATCTACATCTTCTTCATGCTGGGCTCCTGCGCCTTTTTCTCCAAGACGTGGATCGAAGTGTCTGGATCTTCCGCCAAAGAT GTAGCaaagcagctgaaggagcagcagatggTCATGAGGGGGCACAGGGAGACGTCGATGGTGCACGAGCTTAATAG GTACATCCCCACAGCCGCCGCCTTCGGTGGCCTCTGTATAGGAGGGCTGTCGGTAATGGCCGACTTCTTGGGTGCTATCGGTTCGGGTACCGGAATCCTCTTGGCCGTGACCATCATCTACCAGTACTTTGAAATCTTTGTAAAGGAGCAGAGCGAAGTGGGCAGCATGACAGCGCTGCTGttctaa